GCTCACACTCATCAGTAACAACGCTGCCTGCGCCGTGAGGTTACGCATTATTGTCACGTCCGTCACTCCGGCGCCGGGTTTCGAGACCAACCCGTCACCACTCACCCATTCGGGTCGCTCACCGCGCCCCACCTGCGAAAACGCGACCCCGGACGCGGACCCAAATGCAACGACCCCCGTCGACCATCAGGTCGACGGGGGTCGTCGGTGTCAGTGACAGGTCGTCACTTGAGGGTGACGGTGGCGCCGGCGCCCTCGAGGGACTCCTTGGCCTTCTCGGCCGCAGCCTTGTCGACCTTCTCCAGGATCGCCTTGGGGGCGGCCTCGACCAGCTCCTTGGCCTCCTTCAGGCCGAGCGAGGTGAGGGCGCGCACCTCCTTGATGACGTTGATCTTCTTGTCACCAGCGGCCTCGAGGACGACGTCGAACTCGTCCTGCGCAGCGGCCTCGTCGCCACCGGCGGCACCGCCGGCGGCGGGGGCGGCGGCCACGGCGACCGGGGCGGCCGCGGTGA
The Nocardioides marinisabuli genome window above contains:
- the rplL gene encoding 50S ribosomal protein L7/L12 → MAKLSTDELLDAFKEMTLIELSEFVKQFEETFDVTAAAPVAVAAAPAAGGAAGGDEAAAQDEFDVVLEAAGDKKINVIKEVRALTSLGLKEAKELVEAAPKAILEKVDKAAAEKAKESLEGAGATVTLK